In a genomic window of uncultured Flavobacterium sp.:
- a CDS encoding NAD(P)/FAD-dependent oxidoreductase, translated as MIKTDILIIGAGPTGLFAVFEAGLLKLKCHILDALPQAGGQLSELYPKKPIYDIPGFPEVLAGDLIDNLQEQIKQFEPGYTLGERAETIEKQEDGSFIVTSNKGTKFHAPVIAIAGGLGSFEPRKPLIEDIEFYEDKGVKYFIKNPEKFRDKRVVIAGGGDSALDWSIFLANVASEVTLIHRRNEFRGALDSVEKVQELKTSGKIKLITPAEVIGINGAEHVESLDIEENGAHRKIETDYFIPLFGLTPKLGPIADWGLEIEKNAIKVNNALDYQTNIPGIFAIGDVNTYPGKLKLILCGFHEATLMCQAAYQIINPGKKYVLKYTTVSGVDGFDGTRKEAPKAVVKAII; from the coding sequence ATGATTAAAACAGATATACTTATAATTGGAGCAGGACCAACGGGTTTATTTGCCGTTTTTGAGGCAGGATTATTAAAATTAAAATGTCATATATTAGATGCTTTACCACAAGCAGGAGGACAACTTTCGGAATTGTATCCAAAAAAACCTATTTATGATATTCCTGGTTTCCCAGAAGTTTTAGCAGGAGATTTAATTGATAACCTACAAGAGCAAATTAAACAATTTGAGCCAGGTTACACATTAGGAGAACGTGCTGAAACAATCGAAAAACAAGAAGACGGAAGTTTTATTGTAACCTCAAATAAAGGAACTAAATTTCACGCGCCAGTTATTGCTATCGCAGGAGGTTTAGGAAGTTTTGAGCCTCGTAAGCCACTTATTGAAGATATCGAGTTTTATGAAGATAAAGGAGTAAAATACTTCATCAAAAATCCGGAGAAATTCAGAGATAAAAGAGTTGTAATTGCCGGAGGAGGAGATTCAGCATTAGACTGGAGTATCTTCTTGGCAAATGTAGCTTCAGAAGTAACTTTAATTCACCGTAGAAATGAATTTAGAGGAGCTCTTGATTCAGTAGAAAAAGTACAGGAATTAAAAACTTCTGGAAAAATTAAATTAATTACACCTGCAGAAGTAATCGGAATCAATGGTGCTGAGCACGTTGAATCATTAGATATCGAAGAAAATGGTGCACACCGCAAAATCGAAACAGATTATTTTATTCCACTTTTCGGATTGACTCCAAAATTAGGTCCAATTGCAGACTGGGGATTAGAAATCGAGAAAAACGCTATTAAAGTAAACAACGCATTAGATTACCAAACTAACATTCCGGGAATCTTTGCTATTGGTGACGTTAATACATATCCTGGAAAATTAAAATTGATCCTTTGCGGTTTCCACGAAGCAACTTTAATGTGTCAGGCAGCTTACCAAATCATTAATCCGGGTAAAAAATACGTATTGAAATACACAACAGTTTCTGGTGTAGACGGTTTCGACGGAACTCGTAAAGAAGCTCCAAAAGCGGTTGTGAAAGCGATTATCTAA
- a CDS encoding TfoX/Sxy family protein has translation MAFDENNAQRIRTYLQHKESDFFEKKMFGGIVFMVDNKLCCGTRIDKQIGENLLLCRIDDKAYAKAIERDDVLPMPNAERPMKNYIFVTENGWQKSQDLAFWLELCLEFNPFAKASKKK, from the coding sequence ATGGCTTTCGACGAAAATAACGCACAAAGAATCCGAACATATCTCCAACACAAAGAGTCCGATTTTTTCGAAAAGAAAATGTTTGGCGGTATCGTATTTATGGTAGATAATAAATTGTGTTGCGGAACTCGTATTGACAAACAAATTGGAGAGAATCTTTTGTTATGCCGAATTGATGATAAAGCGTATGCAAAAGCAATAGAAAGAGACGATGTTTTACCAATGCCAAATGCAGAAAGACCAATGAAAAACTACATTTTTGTTACAGAAAATGGCTGGCAAAAAAGTCAGGATTTAGCATTTTGGTTAGAGCTTTGCTTAGAATTTAATCCGTTTGCAAAAGCAAGTAAGAAAAAATAA
- a CDS encoding bifunctional precorrin-2 dehydrogenase/sirohydrochlorin ferrochelatase, translated as MEQNELYPIFLKLHNLNVLIVGGGNVGLEKLSFLLKSSPNANVEVVAPNFHLEIKVLAEKHPSITLTKSKFKKKMLKKRHMVIACTDDLKVNKKVYDLSRKRYLICNIADTPDLCDYYLGGIVTKGNVKIAISTNGKSPTTAKRLREFFEEVIPEDINQMVENLNEYRKTLKGNFEDKVKKMNEITASLKNKE; from the coding sequence ATGGAACAGAATGAATTATATCCAATATTCTTAAAACTTCATAATCTGAATGTTTTGATTGTTGGTGGAGGAAATGTAGGATTAGAAAAATTGTCTTTTTTATTAAAGTCAAGTCCTAATGCAAATGTTGAGGTTGTAGCGCCAAATTTCCATTTAGAAATAAAGGTTTTGGCAGAAAAGCATCCTTCGATTACGTTAACAAAATCGAAGTTTAAAAAGAAAATGCTCAAAAAACGTCATATGGTAATCGCTTGTACCGATGATTTAAAAGTCAATAAAAAGGTATATGATTTATCCAGAAAGCGTTATTTGATTTGCAATATTGCAGATACGCCAGATTTGTGTGATTATTATTTAGGTGGAATCGTAACGAAAGGAAATGTAAAAATTGCGATTTCAACTAACGGAAAATCACCAACAACAGCCAAAAGATTGCGAGAGTTTTTTGAAGAAGTAATTCCTGAAGATATCAATCAAATGGTTGAAAACCTCAATGAATATCGAAAGACATTGAAAGGTAATTTTGAAGACAAGGTCAAAAAGATGAATGAGATTACGGCTTCATTGAAAAATAAAGAGTAA